Part of the Musa acuminata AAA Group cultivar baxijiao chromosome BXJ3-10, Cavendish_Baxijiao_AAA, whole genome shotgun sequence genome, GGTAGTCACAGAATATTTAACTACGAATCAAATTATCGAATGAATTAGTGCTTGTCCTAGTTAGATGCGTTTACCTTCCATAATCCGTCGCTTGCGAGGATTAGAAACtctgcatattcatcaatgatttcATCAGCCACATCTGGATCAGAACTGAGGTGTTCCTTCAAGCTCCGATCTCCGAAGGCTCTTGCCACAGCCAGCCTTCCATCCACACGTGGCACGTCTCCTGAAATAATTCGGAATACGATATTTCACACACTTTGTAGGGCTCATACACAGTGTTCAACAATCGATTTCCAAAATTGCAAATCATAGTCTTAGGTGGCACATAGAATTACTTATCATGACTTGCATTACAAACAACTTGACACAATTCTCTTTATGATATGATTGATAGACAACCCTAACTGCATCAGCCAGACATAAACCCAGTCATATCTCTACTAAACACTGCCAATTTAAGGTGGATTACGCTAATTTTGATGGCACACAAATATGATTGGAAGACAAGGAAACAGTCAAGGCTAAGGTATTAGCTAAATATCAAACACGTGAAAAATGGATAAACACCACCTATTTTGGAGTACTTAATCACCTTCAACATGACAAACATTTGTTCTTCCTCCTAATCCCTAACTATAACAAGGACCGAACGATGGTATCCTTTTCTCGACTAGGAGTGATTAGTTTGACAAAGGTGCTAGCATGGATTAGGTTTTGGCTTGTTTGACTACATAGAATATTTCTCATTTTGTGAATGCATGATTCTATGAAGTCCTACTTTagacaaagtttttctttttcagaGAAAGTTGATAAGCAATCAGGAAGAATTGGAGAATTTTGGGAGGCTTCATTTTAGATGGGAATTTGTTAGAATACATTTTTTctgtaaaaagaaagaaaaggtctTGCCCAGCAAATTATTTAGCTAGACTTGGGCCTTGATAGTCTATGAATAAAAGGCCATTGCTAGTAATTTTGTAGGCTAAGCATAAGAAAATGGCTAAACTGGAGTTGTGCATGAGCATAAATTTTGTAGGCTAAGCATAGTGGTTTTCCATGACATGGACCATTGAGTAACATGTAGCTGCAGTTGCCTAATATAGAGAAATAGACCAGACCACCAAAAGCTTGATATTGCAGTGGTGATGCATAAGAAACAGATAAGAATGCCCATGGTTCCCCCAAGTCAGGATTAAATATAAAAGAAGAGGTTGCGTGACTTTTAGAGTAGAATTCGTCAATTAATAAGATTAGCAATGTGCTTATCACATAAACTCAATTGAAGTCTAAGATATTGTAGGCCATAGACCAATTAAAACATCAATCCTGTTGTTGGATACTCTCCTTTTATGATCAATTGGTCAATCAATAAACCATCCTCTTCAAAGTATGTTAAGAAAGAAATCTCATGTAGTTTTTAAATCTACAAATAATCGACCGACTATTCTTCTCTACTTGAGTTTATTTCAAGATCAATTGACAGCCACTAAAACTCTTCAATTAATAAATGAAAAAAGGAAAAGTCACCCAACTGAACCATAGTTGCAATGAAACAGTTCAAAACACAATTTCCGCTTGTCTCTCACCTACATGGATCTATACCACGGTTTCAAGTACTGGTCATTTCAGTGGATACCGACCGACATTTATCGGTCTGGCCAAGGACTGATACCATACGCTGGTGTTATCTTTTTTGTTATGTTTTTGGGCGATATAGTATACTGTCCAATGTATTGGTACCTTGTCCTGTAGATTTCCAAAACTGGGAACATATCAAGCTGTATCTTTGATCTAGACATTCCCAATCATGCAAATAGTCACTGTTCTTTACACCAAAAACTTTTGTTATGACCTTAAAGTTTCATCATTACTTGACCACACATGATATTTAATTTCTTAAACTATTGCCATACATTGATATCTGAAATTGTGAAACATGATCAGATGACCACAGGGGGGATTGATGCATACCATATAAGTTTCCtaaaagtttgatataatttgttttctgttcttcggaTACAAAGTATATACTAAACTTCAACAACTCGGGGTTTTCGGTATAACAAATTCagatatattttctgaaactgAATGTAAATTTAGGTGAAACTTGCCATCATTATTGCTTAGATGTTAAAATTGTGAATTCGAACAACATAAAGTAGCAAAATAGAAGTCATAGATTACCAGGAATGTTTGACACAAAACCACCCTTTTCCTCGATCAAATATCGCTCCCTGCTTGGCTCATGATCAACAGAAAGTTGTATGGCTACACCATCTTTGGAAATAACAGCTCGTGAATCTCCAATATTAGCCACCACAAGCTTCACACCATCTATTAGTATAGCTGTAACTGCAGTAGAACCTCCTCTTCCTAACTCAGCTTGTTTTTCCAGTATTTTACTGTCAGTGCTTTCATATGCTTTCCTGATGGCACTTTCTATATCACTCCAAAATTCCGGCTGCATGTCAGATTAAGGTTAGCAAAATTTACATGTTCAAACCTGCAATTCTTATCTGGAAATATGAATAGTTTGAATACATGATCAATATAATGCAAAAAGACCTCTAAAGTAAATATGCAATCTACATAATGGAATGGAAGAGCACAAATAAAACGCTTACTTCTTTCAATATGTTCTCAAAAAGATGAGATCGCAGATAGTCTGCAACATCATGACCCAAGTGGCCATCAAAAATTGCAAACAAGCCCAATTCATAATCATTAACTTTCTTAAATTCTGCCACCAGATAGTCCTCCATTGGATGACTTGATTTCCCTTTCACCAAGTGATAGCCATGTCGAATACTCCTACCAGCAATCTTGCTCTTGCCCTTTCCAGTTTCTGACGAGGAACCAAACCCTGCTTTGACCTGCACAGACAACATCATGATATCTAAGCAAATCATACTCGGAAACAACATCCTAAACAAAGGACTCAAATGCTAACATGAAAGAACAACATGTAATCAAAAAGAAAATTTAGAAAACAAACTATGAATTCTAATAATCAAACCGAAGGAATGCATATACCACACAGGAAAAATCTCGGATAAACTGTAACACCAGTGTTCACCTCCGTTTTAGAATCGCAAGATCTCGAGCTTTTGGCTTGTACAAAGAAAATTTTACTGTTGACAGTAGTAGATGACCCTCACAATTGTCAAACAGCAAGTTTGCAATCCTAATCTGATGAGAAGATGCTCTCTTTGGACTTCAAATTCCCATCACTTAGCTTCAGCTCAACGGGTTTTGGCGTATTATTATCGATTTCAGAATCAAGTTCAACATAAAGCAACCACAATCTTAAATCAGAACAAGAACATCACTCGAGATCCATAAAAGGAAGCGCGATCACAGAACACATCATAAGGAAGAGGAAAAACGAGGATCCTTTTAATGAATTGAGACTCCTCCCACCACCACATTCTAAAATGGGCAGAATAGAACAGATTCCGGTTCGGAGTCGAGAAACAAGCAATTCAGGTAAGCTGTGATGGAGGTCAACGTACTTTTATCTTGTGCAAGATCTCCCTCCCCGCCATCCTCGTGATCCGCTCGTACCCTGTGCTCGAAACCGACGACTTTGATGGAAGAGGAggatgagaggaagaagagaactgATCTCGTAAGGGGGAAGAGACGGATCGAAGAAGCCCCCGTTTACTCCCCACGGGACCCGACGGGAGAATCTCCACCGTACGGGTCACTGGTGGTTGCTGGGTCGGTGGTGGCCGCGTTTCCCCTCGCTCGCAACTTTGGTTCCGTTCGATGGCTACGTCTCGGATCTCGCGTACACCCAATTCAGGGTTCGGGTCATTTCCCGAACCAGGATCGTCATTACGGATGGGCCCCGATGATTCCCACCAACAACAGGCTTCCTTCCGGCGTTTGGTCCCTCAGCCGCTGGCGCGTAAAGCCCTACCCGAAAGCGCGATGAGTTGTTTTGTGATCGTCGTCTCCGCGGGCGGCGCCAAAAACCCCCACACGCCGCGTGTGGGGCCCAGGAGTCGGGGCCCGCGACTGCTCGAGCCATGCCTGGGCTGAAATCGCGGGCCCCATCTTGCGTCCTCGTTGACAAGAATATCTACCCTGCCACGGATCCGAACCGGCCATCACGAGATGGCTCGGGCTTTGCCCGAGCCGAGGATGACCGGCGGTTCTCTGGTTGACTTCTCCTTCGTGGTTGACGTGCATCAAAATCCGTGCGTTTCGACGTCTTTAGAAGCCCATGGAGAGCTACGCGTATCTACCATGGCAGTGTatattgtgagagagagagagagagagagagagagaagacttcatgttttatatatgtgaaaGCATGCGCATTCAAGCTCTGCAAACACAAAAAGAAGTCGATAGATCAAACGAGGCTGCGGGATGGGAACGGTGAAGTGTTTCGGTGTGACACCTGAGACAGGAAGGCAATTCTTTGATGAGAGACTCGCATGGAAGGAACAACTCACATCAAAGAAGACTTGTGCTCTCAATCTACTGAACATATATACTGTTTGGACTAGATAAAAGAGACACTGAATTCAAATTTGATtagttagttaaaaaaaaaaaagtgggaaCGTATCGTAACGCGAGAAGTTAACGAATGGAAAAAGAACTACGTAGAAAAcaaaacagaaagaggagaaaaaaatttAGGGTTTTGAAGCTTTTGCTAAACGATCAAATGGTTAAACTTcatcggctttggcccaaaattttatgtgaagaatctttATAACAAGTTTTATAATTCTAATGATGCTAATATGTGATTTGTCCTCTCCGAGATGTTTTTTTGATAATACCCACTTAGTGATACCTAAACTTTTTTTTGATGAAATTCATTTATGGCGATGATCATATATTATTGTTGAGCTAAGATATgtgttcttgatattattgtgattCTCTAGTTATTCTGGAGAAAACTTATTATAAACCTATTACTATTATTAGTGATAGTGGAGGTTTGAAGTAGACTATGCTCTTGTGATTTTTTTCACATTcggtttttcatataaaaattcgGTGTCtcattttgtgattgattcattgttgTACAATTTATATTGCtctgattaatatttattttttgtaataaattaatattttgatacacaaagagaaaaaattATTCCGTTATAATAATTTTTCCCATCACATACTACCAGCTTCCAGGTTTATACAACTGTCATTTTCTGCAATGTTAAGACCATGACCTATCAAGTAGGCAGGTGGATAGATGATTTGCCGGATACAATGGCATTGCCATAGATATGATTAGAACTAGATTTATATGGACTAAGCATTCTCCTTCATAATAGCTTCGTATTAATGCATAAAAATTGGATGTATATGCTACAAATGATAGATGTTCTTTTGATTCAGTTGGTGAACTCACTCAGTTATGAGTTAGAATAaaacctcatcatcatcatcactttctGATTTACCATAGCAACAACTGCCAAACTGTTGATCCAAAATGTCTTGCATCTTCTTCAACTGATCTCTCATCCTTCTTCTGTTTTCTGCAAGTATGGCTCCATCAAGTTCTACTAATAGAGAAATGGCTTTCCATGTTTCTGGTTATGCTATTATTGTAGATGGCATAGAGATGCAGTCAACTCTTTCAGCAGAAGCTCTCTGCATTTACTGATAAGAGACATCTAAATTTCTGGAGAATTACCTCTCTCACATTTTTAACAGTCATTGTTCCTTTGACCACAGGTGCTTGAAGCACTCATTCCACCCAGCATCCTATCAGACAATCAACAAAACATTTGATTCCAGTGCCTTTGTGGTTTCTGATATCACACATCAAAGAGAATTGATTGATAATGTTACTTGGAAATATATGAAAATGTATAATTCACTATGGTATTCAAGGAATGCAACTCCAAGAAATGATATGGGAAGACTCCCACTAAAACTGGCATCTAATGTCTACACAGTCTACTAAAAGCAACTGaaaaatcatgttcttgatgaTATAGAACATTGTTTTATTTAGGATTTCAAAATAATCAACATCAATTTTAAGGCTGCAGTTGATCTTCTTTTTGGCTCAACCAGCAGATCAAATGTCCTTCAATAGCTTTACATGATCTACATATGATCAAAGGAAGCATCATTCAATTTTGGATAATCCATGTGAGACTGTGTACTAGTAATGAGGTTCCACATTCTTACCAAACATAAAGAAAGTGTGATGACCTGTTCACATATTTCACAAGAATCCAGAGCTTTAGATTACTCATAGTTAAGCATATCAAATTTGTGATAGTTCCAACATTTTCTTGACTTCTTCCCATGATTAGATCACTGCAAAAGCAATGACTTTTGCCTATGTTGAGATGGCAATGCCTTATATCTTGAAGAGCATGGCTGAGAAGAATCTTAATTTATGGTCCAAacaatatcaacatataaaatatatatatatatttcttctaTTAAGTTCTATGAATCTTTTTGTTGTTTTATcctaaaatataaaattgttaatcacaaAAGGAATAAATaagcttaaaagaaaaaaaagaagtcccctttgcttttcattttctcctttcTCTACAAACATAACATCTCACACCTTATACAGCTTACATGATTTTTCCCTCATCATATTTAGATTAAAGAATGGAAAGACATCCTTTTTACTTTTATAATCCAATTTGAACATAACACATTCAAGTAGCTCTTAGAACATTAGTCCTTACCAACAATGTAGGTTGATTAGAGGATACAGTACCTAAGAAGGATGTCCTGTCACCATGTTGATAGCTGCAACCAGATCATCCAACAGCAGAGTTACATTGCACTAAATGTAGTGGTCAATGAGAAGAGGAATGCATTGCTCCAGTCAAAACCAATCTGATGGATCCAACTGCTACGTTACAAGGAGAAAAAGGTGCATCCATTACCCTAAGAAAAAGAGCTTCTCCTTGAAGTATAAATGGACACGCAAAGAAAAAGGAGCTCTGGACAAAAGTGGATGCACAAGACTGCCAAATTGATGAGTCTCTTCATGTACGAAACACAAGCTTGGCCTGCCCAATGCAGTTCCATTGGCAAGGATTCAACTGACACAATCATGAAAGGCAGGGAAAGATACACCAGAGGTAAGCACAAACCCTAACCAGATTAATGCAGCAGATAAAGACAGTCATTGCACTTCTGAACATCATCATCAGTGGTCCAGGAAAGAGAAGCATGAGAAAAGGGTTAAACACTTGTTGCAATGAAAGAAAGACCAAGAACTCACTCACAGAATCTTTTCTGCCAACacatgaaagaagaagaagaagaagaagaagaagaagaagaagaagaagaagaagaagaggaagaagactcgTCTGAGAATATGTCATGTCTGCTATATACATGCATGCAAAACCAACTCACTCCAGTTCCaccactcttcttcctcttcctttccgATCCATGCTGAAACTAAACATCATTATCCAGATGTAATCTAGTTTTAATCCACCAATCCTTACTACCAATGAACGTTTAAGAAGAATAGAaaattaagaagaagaagaacaagtagCAGAAACCATGAATGATGATTGAAGGTGAGAGAGAATACTAATTATCTGCACATTTGATTCAGATTAGATCAGAGGCGTGAGCGACGACCCGAGGTTCGTGTTCTCCGGCCAACTTGAACCGCTGCCGATGGCTGAATTCCAGTACATAGCTGCAGCTGGACCAAAATTATCCAAAGAAATCTCTGTTGGATTTGGAATCTGCCAATCTATGTAGCTGCTAATGTTGCTGTTGATCATGTCGTTGGTCTGCCCTTCCAGTTTGACTGATTTCATCATCCTATCCATCCTCCAATTCCTCCCGGAGGCTTGCAATTCATTAAAGGAACACAAGGCTTGGTAGTCTTCGGTTCGCTTGGGGTGTTTAGTGCTTGGTGCGACAAGTGGCGGAGATTGCAAAGATGATCCGGAGAGTGGGTGGTCATTCAGGAGCGGCATCGCAGTCGAGCTCAAGGACGGCAATGGCTGGAGATCGCCGAGATGGTACTCGTAGTCGCGTTGTGGCTTGGATGACAGGTCGAGTCCAACAGAGCTGAGATGAGACTGCAGATCGAAGGCAGTACTAGTGAAAGATGGGATTTGGATGCTGCTCGCGACAATTGGCAAAGTCGGGCTCATatccgacgacgacgacgccgcCGTCGTCTGCAGGGCATAGAGCGAGGCGGCGGCGCTGAGGTAGGAAGAGGAAGATATCTGCACTGAGATGGAAGGGATCGGATCCGGCGGAGCAAGAAGGTGGGGTTGCGGACGGTTCGGGGGCCCCGTGGAGGCGGCCACCGGCATCTTCGCCCGCTTGTTCTTGCGGCACCCGCCGCCGACGGGGACGTTCCGGAGCGCGCCGCCGTGCGTCCAGTAGCGCTTGCACGCCTTGCAGAAGTGCCGCGGCTGCGACAAACTGTAGTTGTtgaagtagcagaacttggtgttggaGGAGTCGCAGCGGGGGCATGTCAGGGCGGCCTGTGCATGCTCTGAGGCCGATAGTGGCTTGTTCATAACCCCAGAAACATCGAGAGTCGCAGAACCGGCATGAATCGTATTGTTCTTGTTGGTGTTAGTACCATTACTGCCACTGTTGTATTTTTCAGTGACCAGAAGCCTATCATCCATCATCTGCAGAGGAAACGGAACACAAGCGTTCCCAGATGAGAGAGAAAAGCTAGGGTTAGAGGTGTGAACAATGGAACCCAGAGGAAGGCTCCCTGACAAGAGCTAGCCAACAAAAACAAGCATGCAGTAGTAATATTGACGGAGTTATAGGGACGGAGATAGATACACAAATAGATAGAcagaaagatagagagagagagagagagagagagagagagatgcctgTGGCCATTCTTTGCCTGAGGTGCTGCCCATCTTTCCTCCACTGCACTGCGTTCTTCTTCTGCTACTACCGAGTGCACGTCCTGGAAATCTAGAGTGGTGGAGATGATCAGAGACTGGCTTGGGTTGCGGCTACCAGAACAGAGTTCACAGTGTTCGGTGTACAGCAGGAACAAGGTTACTTATGGAGTATACAGGtacgagggaggaggaggaagaaatgacAGAATCCCGAGGAAGAGGACTGAAGCGAGAGAAACGAGGCTGTGGAGAGGATACAAAACCGTCCCCTTCTTTACTTTCCCCTTCAATCTCAACCATCCGTGCTTTGGAATGTAAATAGATCGAAATGATTGATTCAGATCAACGACTGAGATTATTTAGCATTGGCAAAAGTAGAACCTGCGACTGACACACAGTATTCTTTTCCTTTCTCTATCTTTGCTTCCTTGTGCTTCTTCCAACTGTTCGAACCTGCCTCTCCTCCTCCACCTTACAAGAAAGGAATTCCCACACGAAAGCGACGACAGGCGCCATGTGAGGCTGTgtgtgtaagagagagagagagagagagagtcttctgGATCTCATTGCTTCTCTTCCCTGCTTTGTGCCACTGCTTTACCAGGACAGCAAGTTGCCTCACTCACATGGGCAACTCACATCTTCCTGctacatcctctctctctctctctctctcttagattTGACGGAAGGGAAGAAACCACACAAGGGATATTGTAGGCTTCCGAGGGATCTTCTCTACGCCCAATTACTACTCTCAAACTAAAGGAATGACTTCAGTTTGGCATCCTTCAAATCTAAGTTCGAATGAAGCAGAAGCAACAGTACTTGTTCTTCTCATGTCTAATCTTCTAAAGAACTTGTTGTTATGTATATGAATCAAGAAACGTACATGTCAAGAACTCAAAGCTGGTGTTCAAGATTTGGGACATCTTGCAGTGAAGGTGAGCGTGTGCACGGACGGACAAAGACATGGAGGCTGAGGGAAGGCTAATAAAAATAGCAAGAGTAGAATAATAGTATGCCTGACCATAATACTCCACAAGGACAAAGATCTCAGTTCCTGTTATTCTATTCTGTAACATTCTTTTATCTGAACTCAGGATATATGTGTGAGACAAGGGTACTTCATGCATGGAAAGCTTGTGGATTTGGACTCTGAACAGTATGTGTGGATGACTGACTTCTTACTTGGATGCACATGAGGATAGACTACAGTCTGAATTGTAGAGCACAGACTACAAAGTGCTCATCTAAGATCAAGAATGTTTGTAATGTGAGCATAAGGTAATGTCACTGACTATATACATTATTCTCTCTAACATTGCATATGATTTTTCAGCCAATGGCTGAATCCTTAATTAAGAGCTGAGTGAGACAGTAACTAGGATTTAAGAGTGCTTGCAAATTTAATATGATGGAACAGTCAGTAGATGTGTTATTGGACAATGATGAATAGaaaacaattgacaaaggttgctCCTGTGGTTGATCTTTGTCACACAATAATCATTACAAAAGAAACTAATAAGTCAGTGTGGTCATAAGTTTCATCTTTGTTAGTGTACTTACTGTACATGTGAAATGAGAATCTACCATAATTACTACAATATTAATTATGATGTTGTAATAATGATTATTGTTTTGAAACAGTAATGCTTGTTCTTCCCATTGCAAATATAATTCTCTTTTCTTATCTAATCATGCCAAATATGGATGCAGATTTACATTAGCAAATATCAGTTGATTTAGGTGTGTAAAATTATATTCCAGGAAACTATAGTGATATTTTGTAGTGGATGATTCATATTACTAAAATTATAATGATTTACATGTGTAATACCAATACACTGATAATTCCAGCATAAACATCTGCTTGCATTTTGTCTTCTTATGGTCTTATTGAGCTTTTGTATCTGTTCAGACAATGATTGCAGAATTATTGGACTCCATAAGTTTATGCTTCAACAGCAATAACTCTGAAGACAGTCCAATGAATGGCTATTATAGGCAAAGCACAGCCTTATCATATCAATCAATCCCACTGTCACTCTTCCAATCAAATAAATGATGCCCGACAAAAGCCAAAAAGACAACTGTTTCAAGAGCTGTTGAGAACCTGTTCTGTGCTCAGTGTGTCACACTTGCAAGGCACTTGTGTTCTTGCTAGGCGTTATATCAATTATTTGGCTCCCTTGACACTCACTGATTGCCCCCTCAATGATGATGGATTGAGTCATCCTTATCTCTTGATTTAACATTAACTAGGGATAATGTTCTATATGATTTATATAGAGAGATATCTTTTGCATGTTGCTGTTGTCATTGTATTATTATCCCTAGACAATTGTAGCTTGCTTGATGGAATTTAAGATCTACAATGATAACATATAAAGATTTTCACGTGTATAAATAAGACATTATATTCAATCATTTTAGTATGTATTTTTTCATCATTACAATTCaacttatcatggtatcagagccattacTGTCTTAGAGCAATATTTATCCTTTCTTCCTTACGACTTCAACACTGAAGCTCAATTCTCCAATAAGTAGCAATGTCACCTCTCTCGCCAATCAAAGAGATGATGTTGAAATTACAACAAAAACTTAGAAGTCATATGATGTTCTTGCTATTGCCTTTGGTCCTCTCCAACACCTTGCTAGCCACAAGAAGTCAATTTGGGAGCTTCTCCTTCTCCTAGACTAGGTGGCTTTCATTGTGGGTCCTTGTTGCTTAGACGAGGCGACGTCTACTGTTACCTCTTCC contains:
- the LOC104000329 gene encoding probable protein phosphatase 2C 62, coding for MAGREILHKIKVKAGFGSSSETGKGKSKIAGRSIRHGYHLVKGKSSHPMEDYLVAEFKKVNDYELGLFAIFDGHLGHDVADYLRSHLFENILKEPEFWSDIESAIRKAYESTDSKILEKQAELGRGGSTAVTAILIDGVKLVVANIGDSRAVISKDGVAIQLSVDHEPSRERYLIEEKGGFVSNIPGDVPRVDGRLAVARAFGDRSLKEHLSSDPDVADEIIDEYAEFLILASDGLWKVMSNQEAVDFIKDVKDPQAAARLLTEAAVARKSKDDISCIVVKFN
- the LOC104000328 gene encoding dof zinc finger protein DOF1.4-like, translated to MGSTSGKEWPQMMDDRLLVTEKYNSGSNGTNTNKNNTIHAGSATLDVSGVMNKPLSASEHAQAALTCPRCDSSNTKFCYFNNYSLSQPRHFCKACKRYWTHGGALRNVPVGGGCRKNKRAKMPVAASTGPPNRPQPHLLAPPDPIPSISVQISSSSYLSAAASLYALQTTAASSSSDMSPTLPIVASSIQIPSFTSTAFDLQSHLSSVGLDLSSKPQRDYEYHLGDLQPLPSLSSTAMPLLNDHPLSGSSLQSPPLVAPSTKHPKRTEDYQALCSFNELQASGRNWRMDRMMKSVKLEGQTNDMINSNISSYIDWQIPNPTEISLDNFGPAAAMYWNSAIGSGSSWPENTNLGSSLTPLI